In Paenarthrobacter sp. GOM3, a single window of DNA contains:
- a CDS encoding amidohydrolase, whose protein sequence is MTPDLIILADTVHTLDDRPHHEPIQAVAVSGGVVAAVGSRSDAQSWRQAGTRVVDLGTATLTPGLVDCHIHPVFGLDLTLGVDLSGAGTLEEVRALLRTEAANDGEWLRGWGLNPNAFGTIPMHRHALDDVSGGKPALVRLFDGHSALANSRALECAGVHGPEEFDQASEVVCDGDGTPTGLLLEAAAMELVQRHMPQESFAERKARLAGLLRDFARSGLTGGHIMDHSEESTALLQALEADGDLPLRLRTAPWCMPGSGEAQWKEMARSIGTGGRRWSIDAIKLFVDGTVDNGTAWLYEPDTLGQSTAAFWPRPEDYTAAVRYFASRGIPTATHAIGDAGVHHVLNALESLAETVPTDVLRRTVHRIEHIESVPDQLVERFKDSGVVASMQPTHCTHYSLADHSDNWSIRLGPERADRAWRCRDLRDAGVTLGIGSDWPIAPYEPLPIIADAQLRRRSGHPEQQPIAPAQALTALQALEGYTSHAAKAAGLWDVSGSITVGKRADFTAFEMDPLTTAPDEFAASSVLGTFVDGEIQFMLERLG, encoded by the coding sequence ATGACTCCTGACCTCATCATCCTGGCCGACACCGTTCACACGCTGGATGACCGGCCACACCATGAGCCCATACAAGCCGTCGCAGTCAGCGGCGGCGTGGTTGCCGCGGTCGGAAGCCGCTCGGACGCCCAAAGCTGGCGCCAAGCGGGAACACGGGTGGTGGACCTCGGCACGGCTACGCTGACGCCAGGGCTGGTGGACTGCCATATCCACCCCGTCTTTGGGCTTGACCTCACGCTCGGTGTGGACCTGTCCGGCGCGGGGACGCTGGAGGAAGTCCGCGCCCTGTTGCGCACGGAAGCAGCGAACGACGGCGAGTGGTTGCGTGGCTGGGGCCTGAACCCGAACGCTTTCGGCACCATCCCCATGCACCGCCATGCCTTGGACGATGTCAGCGGCGGGAAGCCAGCACTTGTACGGCTGTTCGATGGCCATTCGGCGCTGGCCAACAGCCGGGCGCTTGAGTGTGCCGGCGTCCACGGCCCGGAGGAATTCGACCAGGCTTCAGAGGTGGTTTGCGACGGCGATGGCACTCCCACCGGGCTCCTGCTGGAAGCCGCGGCCATGGAACTCGTCCAGCGGCACATGCCGCAGGAGTCCTTCGCCGAGCGTAAGGCGCGGCTGGCCGGGTTGCTGAGGGACTTCGCCCGTTCCGGCCTGACCGGCGGCCACATCATGGACCACAGCGAAGAATCGACCGCCCTGTTGCAGGCACTGGAAGCAGACGGTGACCTGCCCCTCAGGCTCCGGACCGCTCCGTGGTGCATGCCAGGCAGCGGCGAAGCCCAATGGAAGGAAATGGCCCGCAGTATCGGAACCGGTGGCCGCCGCTGGTCCATTGACGCCATCAAGCTCTTCGTCGACGGAACAGTGGACAACGGCACCGCGTGGCTTTACGAGCCGGACACCCTTGGCCAATCCACAGCAGCGTTCTGGCCCCGTCCCGAGGACTACACCGCTGCTGTCCGCTACTTCGCCTCCCGGGGAATCCCCACAGCGACGCACGCCATCGGAGACGCGGGCGTGCACCATGTATTGAATGCATTGGAATCCCTGGCCGAGACTGTTCCAACCGACGTCCTGCGCCGGACCGTCCACCGGATCGAGCACATCGAATCAGTACCCGACCAACTGGTGGAACGCTTCAAGGACTCGGGAGTGGTGGCCAGCATGCAACCAACGCATTGCACGCACTATTCGCTCGCGGACCACAGCGACAACTGGTCTATCCGACTGGGCCCCGAACGTGCGGACAGGGCATGGCGGTGCAGGGACCTTCGTGATGCCGGAGTGACCCTGGGCATCGGCTCGGACTGGCCCATCGCGCCCTACGAGCCGCTTCCCATCATCGCCGATGCGCAGTTGCGCCGCCGTTCCGGACATCCCGAGCAGCAGCCCATCGCTCCAGCCCAGGCCCTCACCGCGCTCCAGGCCCTGGAGGGATACACCTCGCACGCGGCCAAGGCTGCAGGGCTGTGGGATGTTTCGGGCTCCATCACCGTGGGCAAGCGCGCAGACTTCACGGCCTTCGAGATGGATCCCTTGACCACCGCGCCTGACGAGTTCGCCGCAAGCAGTGTTTTGGGAACCTTCGTGGACGGCGAGATCCAGTTCATGTTGGAGCGGCTCGGCTAG
- the ligD gene encoding non-homologous end-joining DNA ligase gives MASEATTVTVPGPDGPREVRISSPSRVMWPEAGLTKLDLANYLIDVGEAFVAANGNRPVSLQRYSGNIEGEMFFSKNPPKGAPDYVRSVPVTYPSARSHPQLVIDEPAAAVWAAQMNTVVFHPWASRADDPDNPDQLRIDLDPQPGTDFDDAKPAALELRSVLEEAGLTAFIKTSGNRGLHVYAPIHPKHEFLDVRHAVIAAGRELERRMPDKVTTAWWKEERGNRIFVDFNQANRDRTIAGAYSPRAVPTAQVSCPLTWDELDDADPAKYTITTVPDRLKKVGDPWATMHSQPGEIDVLLAWWERDVTNGQGEMPFPPEFPKMPGEPMRVQPSRARKPEE, from the coding sequence ATGGCGAGCGAAGCAACCACTGTCACCGTGCCCGGTCCCGATGGTCCCCGGGAGGTTCGAATTTCCAGTCCCAGCCGCGTCATGTGGCCGGAGGCGGGACTGACCAAATTGGACCTGGCCAACTACCTCATCGACGTCGGCGAAGCCTTTGTCGCTGCCAACGGGAACCGTCCGGTCAGCCTGCAACGGTATTCGGGCAACATCGAGGGCGAGATGTTCTTCTCCAAGAACCCGCCCAAGGGAGCCCCAGACTATGTGCGTTCCGTGCCCGTCACGTACCCGAGCGCAAGGTCCCATCCGCAATTGGTCATCGACGAGCCGGCCGCTGCGGTGTGGGCGGCACAAATGAACACTGTGGTGTTCCATCCGTGGGCTTCCAGGGCCGACGATCCGGACAACCCCGACCAACTCCGGATCGACCTCGATCCCCAACCAGGGACGGACTTTGATGACGCCAAGCCGGCTGCCCTTGAGCTCCGGTCAGTCCTGGAGGAGGCGGGCCTCACGGCGTTCATCAAGACGTCCGGCAACCGAGGACTTCACGTCTATGCCCCGATCCATCCCAAGCATGAGTTCCTGGACGTCCGCCACGCCGTGATCGCCGCCGGCCGTGAATTGGAACGCCGCATGCCGGACAAGGTCACTACGGCCTGGTGGAAGGAGGAGCGGGGAAACCGGATCTTCGTTGACTTCAACCAGGCCAACCGGGACAGGACCATCGCCGGTGCCTACAGCCCACGCGCGGTGCCCACAGCGCAGGTTTCCTGCCCGCTGACGTGGGACGAACTAGATGATGCTGATCCAGCGAAGTACACCATCACCACAGTTCCCGACCGCCTGAAGAAAGTGGGCGACCCGTGGGCGACCATGCACTCGCAACCGGGAGAGATCGACGTTTTGCTCGCCTGGTGGGAACGCGATGTCACCAACGGCCAAGGCGAGATGCCCTTCCCGCCGGAATTTCCGAAAATGCCCGGAGAGCCCATGCGGGTTCAACCGAGCCGGGCCCGCAAGCCGGAGGAGTAA
- a CDS encoding APC family permease: MSDLETRPPAADAGNGLKRNAIGTGGIAFLVISAAAPLTVMAGVAPVALGVGGIGAPMGYVIAGAVLLVFAISFMAMTKHVKAAGGFYTYITLAMGKTVGLASAILAIVSYNCLQIGVYGLFAVQTQAMLHTLFGLDVPWPVVALVAIAAVWFLGYRGIDVGAKVLGVLLIAETAILAVMGVGILARGGAQGISFSSFSPEHAFTPGVLAILAICFAAFMGFESTVLYRREARNPDKSVPRATYIAVGFMSVFYAFIVWTVIQAYGDGNVVEAAGELADGMFFATINQYVGPWAEVVMYVLIVTSVYASQLAFHNAINRYVYMLAKDGVLPAFLGKTHPKYKSPHRAGQIQTVLAAVVIIICAIAGADPYKQLLIWVNTPGIFGIVALQGLVSVAAFIYLRRNPAAVTNRLIIPLTIASAVLLFGVVALIAINIELLTFADALTNTILLLVAPLVFLAGLLVARGLRTNRPDVFSRIGSFETHDS; the protein is encoded by the coding sequence ATGTCTGACCTCGAAACCCGACCGCCGGCAGCTGATGCCGGGAACGGGCTCAAACGGAATGCCATTGGCACCGGCGGCATCGCCTTCCTGGTGATCTCCGCAGCAGCCCCCCTCACCGTGATGGCCGGAGTGGCACCAGTAGCCCTTGGCGTTGGGGGCATCGGCGCCCCCATGGGTTACGTCATCGCCGGCGCCGTGCTGCTGGTATTCGCCATCTCCTTCATGGCCATGACCAAGCACGTCAAAGCCGCCGGCGGCTTCTACACATACATCACGCTGGCCATGGGCAAGACCGTGGGCCTGGCCTCAGCCATTCTGGCAATCGTTTCCTACAACTGCCTGCAAATCGGCGTCTACGGGCTCTTCGCCGTCCAGACCCAGGCGATGCTCCACACACTCTTCGGCCTCGACGTTCCCTGGCCGGTGGTGGCCTTGGTGGCGATCGCAGCGGTGTGGTTCCTTGGATACCGCGGCATCGACGTCGGAGCAAAGGTCCTGGGGGTCCTGCTCATCGCCGAAACCGCAATCCTTGCCGTCATGGGAGTCGGAATCCTGGCCCGTGGAGGCGCCCAGGGCATCAGCTTCTCCTCCTTCTCCCCCGAACACGCGTTCACTCCCGGCGTGCTGGCCATCCTCGCCATCTGCTTCGCAGCTTTCATGGGCTTTGAATCCACCGTGCTGTACCGGCGCGAAGCACGCAATCCTGACAAGTCGGTCCCCCGGGCAACCTACATTGCCGTAGGTTTCATGTCCGTGTTCTACGCGTTCATCGTCTGGACCGTCATTCAGGCATATGGGGACGGAAACGTGGTGGAGGCCGCCGGTGAACTGGCCGATGGCATGTTCTTCGCTACCATCAACCAATACGTGGGGCCCTGGGCCGAAGTCGTCATGTACGTGCTGATCGTGACCAGTGTCTACGCCTCGCAGCTGGCCTTCCACAACGCCATCAACCGCTACGTGTACATGCTGGCGAAAGACGGTGTCTTGCCCGCATTCCTTGGCAAGACGCACCCCAAATACAAGTCGCCGCATCGTGCAGGGCAGATCCAGACTGTCCTGGCCGCCGTCGTCATTATCATCTGTGCAATCGCAGGCGCCGACCCCTACAAGCAACTGCTGATCTGGGTCAACACTCCGGGTATTTTCGGGATCGTTGCCCTCCAGGGCTTGGTTTCTGTTGCCGCCTTCATCTACCTGCGCCGTAACCCTGCCGCTGTCACGAACCGCCTGATCATCCCCCTGACCATCGCCTCGGCCGTCCTGCTGTTCGGAGTGGTGGCACTGATCGCCATCAACATCGAGCTCCTCACCTTTGCCGATGCCCTGACCAACACCATCCTGCTGCTGGTGGCACCCCTGGTGTTCCTCGCTGGACTCCTGGTTGCCCGCGGCCTGCGCACCAACCGCCCTGACGTCTTCTCCCGGATTGGAAGCTTCGAAACCCATGACTCCTGA
- the hrpB gene encoding ATP-dependent helicase HrpB, translated as MTFRLDTIGRGLVFADSLENLASALTNQGNAGTAVVQAPPGTGKTTLVPPLLSNLVSERHPGQPRVVVTQPRRVAARSAARRLAALDGTRLGGRVGYTVRGESKISNDTMVEFVTPGILLRRLLADPGLEAINAVVLDEVHERGLETDLLLGMLAEVRELRDDLTLVAMSATLDAPRFAALLGNAGPDGDGPAPVVDCPSALHPLEVRWMPAREQRLDGRGVARSFLDHVAHTAATAHAAALDTNPEVDALVFLPGAREVSDVAARLRGQVGAGIEVLELHGQIGPESQDRAVSGREPGGLPRIIVSTSLAESSLTVPGVRLVIDSGLSREPRRDAGRGMSGLVTVSCSRASAEQRAGRAARQGPGTVVRCYDQQAFAAAPAHQTPEISVADLTGAALALACWGAPGGEGLSLPDAPPAIAMRDAVEVLRELGAVADDGSATSVGKTLARIPADPRLARALLDGSPVVGPRAAAETVALVAGDQRAPGADLTTLISSLRSASHPGARRFAEDTRRMESIARREAAAVVPSQGIKGVTAREAPGFVVALAFPDRIARRVPGDGSTTYLLSSGTRAGLPAGSPLSAHEWLAVAEVSRAQGRDAAGTGAVIRSAAPLSAELAEAAAPQLLVGETKAKFGQGRVTATLERRLGAIVLSATPVRPTVEAGRHAVAEALEKAGLSMIGWSAPADALRRRLALLRRELGDPWPDVSEEGLLSRLDEWLAPELEAIASGSPAGSVNLLEPLRRLLPWPEASRLDSLAPERLEVPSGSRVRIDYPDVDNDAGRPVVAVKLQECFGWDRTPRLVDGRVPVLFHLLSPAGRPLAVTDDLTSFWSGPYAQVRAEMRGRYPKHPWPEDPWTAPATAKTKNRMQAG; from the coding sequence GTGACATTCAGACTGGACACCATCGGCAGGGGACTGGTCTTCGCCGATTCCCTCGAAAACCTCGCCTCGGCCCTCACCAACCAGGGCAACGCCGGCACCGCAGTCGTGCAGGCACCGCCAGGTACGGGCAAAACCACTTTGGTGCCTCCGCTGCTGTCCAATCTTGTGTCCGAACGGCACCCGGGCCAGCCGCGCGTCGTCGTTACCCAGCCCCGGCGTGTCGCTGCCCGGTCCGCCGCCCGTCGACTCGCCGCCCTGGACGGCACCCGGCTTGGTGGCAGGGTTGGCTACACCGTCCGGGGTGAAAGCAAAATCAGCAACGACACCATGGTGGAGTTCGTCACGCCCGGTATCCTTCTGCGCAGGCTGCTGGCTGACCCGGGCCTTGAAGCCATAAATGCGGTGGTCCTGGACGAGGTCCACGAGCGTGGCCTGGAAACGGACCTCCTTCTCGGCATGCTTGCGGAAGTCCGCGAGCTCCGGGACGACCTGACGTTGGTGGCAATGTCCGCCACGCTCGACGCGCCGCGCTTCGCCGCGCTTCTTGGGAATGCAGGGCCCGACGGCGACGGCCCGGCTCCCGTCGTCGACTGTCCGTCGGCTCTGCATCCGTTGGAGGTTCGGTGGATGCCGGCCCGGGAGCAGCGGCTGGATGGTCGGGGAGTGGCCCGCAGTTTCCTTGACCACGTAGCTCACACCGCTGCGACCGCCCACGCCGCTGCCCTGGACACCAATCCCGAGGTGGATGCCTTGGTGTTCCTTCCGGGAGCCCGGGAAGTGTCCGACGTCGCTGCCCGCCTTCGCGGGCAGGTGGGCGCCGGTATTGAGGTGCTTGAGTTGCACGGCCAGATTGGACCGGAGTCCCAGGACCGCGCAGTATCCGGCCGTGAGCCCGGCGGCCTGCCCCGGATCATTGTCTCCACGTCCCTGGCCGAATCGTCGCTCACCGTTCCGGGGGTTCGCCTCGTCATCGACTCGGGACTCTCCAGGGAGCCGCGACGCGACGCGGGCCGCGGGATGTCCGGCCTGGTCACCGTCTCCTGTTCCCGTGCCTCGGCGGAGCAGCGGGCCGGCCGGGCTGCGCGGCAGGGGCCGGGCACCGTGGTGCGTTGTTACGACCAACAAGCGTTTGCCGCAGCCCCTGCCCACCAAACCCCGGAAATCTCCGTCGCGGACCTGACCGGCGCGGCGCTTGCTCTGGCTTGCTGGGGTGCGCCGGGCGGCGAGGGCTTGTCGCTTCCTGACGCACCACCTGCCATCGCCATGAGGGACGCGGTGGAGGTGCTCCGCGAATTGGGCGCGGTGGCGGATGACGGAAGCGCCACCAGTGTAGGCAAGACCTTAGCGCGGATCCCAGCCGACCCGCGGCTTGCCCGCGCCTTGCTGGACGGGTCGCCGGTTGTTGGCCCGCGCGCGGCCGCGGAAACGGTGGCGCTGGTGGCGGGGGACCAGCGGGCTCCCGGTGCCGATCTCACCACGTTGATCTCATCCCTCCGTTCCGCGTCACACCCGGGCGCCCGGCGTTTCGCTGAGGACACGCGGCGGATGGAGTCGATTGCGCGGCGGGAGGCGGCCGCCGTCGTACCTTCCCAAGGAATTAAGGGCGTCACTGCGAGGGAAGCGCCCGGGTTTGTGGTGGCGTTGGCGTTCCCGGATCGGATCGCCAGGCGCGTTCCCGGCGATGGTTCCACCACCTACCTGCTCTCGTCCGGAACGCGTGCCGGTCTCCCTGCGGGCAGCCCGTTGTCGGCCCATGAGTGGCTTGCTGTTGCCGAGGTGTCCCGTGCCCAGGGCCGTGACGCTGCCGGTACCGGCGCTGTCATCCGGTCGGCCGCACCGTTGTCGGCTGAGCTTGCAGAAGCGGCCGCGCCGCAGCTCCTGGTCGGGGAAACGAAGGCAAAGTTCGGCCAAGGCCGCGTAACCGCCACGCTGGAACGCCGTTTGGGCGCCATCGTCCTGTCCGCCACGCCGGTCCGGCCCACCGTGGAAGCCGGCCGGCATGCTGTGGCGGAGGCATTGGAGAAAGCTGGGCTCTCCATGATTGGGTGGTCGGCACCGGCCGATGCCCTGCGCAGGCGGCTCGCATTGCTGCGTCGGGAGCTCGGTGATCCCTGGCCGGACGTCAGTGAGGAGGGCCTGCTGTCCCGGCTGGACGAGTGGCTGGCCCCCGAGCTGGAGGCCATCGCCTCCGGCTCGCCCGCCGGTTCGGTCAACCTCCTGGAGCCCTTGCGGCGCCTGTTGCCCTGGCCGGAGGCCTCGCGGTTGGACAGCCTGGCGCCCGAGCGCCTGGAGGTGCCGAGCGGTTCGCGGGTGCGGATCGATTATCCGGACGTGGACAACGACGCCGGAAGGCCGGTGGTGGCGGTCAAGCTCCAGGAGTGTTTCGGCTGGGACCGTACGCCGCGCCTGGTCGATGGCAGGGTTCCGGTGCTCTTCCACTTGTTGTCACCGGCCGGACGCCCGTTGGCGGTAACGGACGACCTCACATCGTTCTGGTCCGGACCGTACGCGCAGGTCCGGGCCGAGATGCGTGGGCGCTACCCCAAGCATCCCTGGCCCGAAGACCCGTGGACGGCGCCGGCCACGGCCAAAACCAAGAACCGGATGCAGGCCGGCTAG
- a CDS encoding M50 family metallopeptidase, producing the protein MDAAGNVAHNWWDAVLRGFTDTHTTAVPLPALLVILACSVVLSIPRPTWRWFGLYVTFVHELGHAYAALMTGRFVHGLRIGLDHSGRLVSSGRSSFGAAWSGFWGYPAPAVVGLCLIAACAAGRSGAAMSVGALILLVSLVFLRNLTGILVAVCSAAIAQILILFAAPTTVNYVVLALGVALSVGGVRDLFKLVGVHTRRRERLAASDAFILGRTTGVPAYVWLAGFTVVVAGCSLAAAWLLWGMLTV; encoded by the coding sequence GTGGACGCTGCTGGAAATGTGGCCCACAACTGGTGGGACGCGGTGCTTCGGGGTTTCACCGACACCCACACCACTGCAGTTCCCCTCCCTGCCCTGCTCGTTATCCTCGCCTGCTCCGTGGTCCTGAGCATCCCGCGGCCCACGTGGCGCTGGTTCGGCCTGTACGTCACGTTCGTCCACGAACTCGGCCACGCGTACGCAGCGCTGATGACCGGCCGCTTCGTGCACGGACTCCGGATCGGGCTGGACCATTCGGGCCGCCTGGTCAGCAGCGGCCGGAGCTCCTTCGGAGCAGCATGGTCAGGGTTCTGGGGATATCCGGCACCGGCAGTTGTCGGTTTGTGCCTGATCGCGGCGTGCGCCGCAGGGCGTTCGGGCGCAGCCATGTCCGTGGGCGCGCTGATATTGCTGGTTTCGCTGGTCTTCCTCAGGAACCTCACGGGCATACTGGTGGCCGTGTGCAGTGCGGCTATCGCCCAGATCCTGATCCTGTTCGCGGCGCCCACTACCGTCAACTACGTTGTTTTGGCACTCGGTGTTGCCCTTTCCGTGGGCGGCGTCCGCGACCTCTTCAAACTCGTCGGCGTGCACACCCGGCGCAGGGAACGCCTGGCGGCCTCCGACGCGTTCATTCTTGGCCGCACAACGGGTGTTCCGGCCTACGTTTGGCTGGCCGGATTCACCGTGGTTGTAGCTGGGTGCTCACTCGCGGCAGCCTGGCTGCTGTGGGGCATGCTCACCGTTTAG
- a CDS encoding alpha/beta hydrolase family protein: MPTPETTLRIAVHEVEISALSIRPDHPSATLVVAHGAGAGMEHPFLQGFAEAMADEGVATLRFNFPYREAGRRFPDRPPLAIATWRAVMDQAAMLSNGEPLWASGKSFGGRMASMAVAEGMPARGLVYLGYPLHAPGKPEKLRDEHLYGVTVPMLFLQGTRDTFATPELLEGVVEKIGPTATLQWCEGGDHSFAVKGVKRGAAEVGASLAPAVAAFLRANP; the protein is encoded by the coding sequence ATGCCAACGCCTGAAACGACCTTGCGGATCGCCGTCCATGAAGTCGAAATTTCTGCCCTCTCCATCCGGCCGGACCACCCTTCGGCCACCCTGGTGGTTGCCCATGGCGCCGGTGCGGGAATGGAACACCCGTTCCTGCAGGGTTTCGCGGAAGCGATGGCCGACGAAGGCGTCGCGACCCTCCGCTTCAACTTCCCGTACCGCGAAGCTGGCCGGCGTTTCCCGGATCGGCCGCCGCTGGCCATCGCTACATGGCGGGCCGTGATGGACCAGGCCGCAATGCTGAGCAACGGAGAACCCCTCTGGGCGTCCGGCAAGTCCTTCGGCGGCCGCATGGCATCGATGGCAGTCGCTGAAGGGATGCCTGCCCGGGGACTGGTGTACCTCGGCTACCCGTTGCATGCGCCGGGCAAACCGGAGAAGCTACGCGACGAGCACCTTTACGGCGTTACTGTGCCCATGCTCTTTCTTCAGGGGACCCGGGATACCTTTGCCACGCCGGAACTGCTGGAGGGCGTGGTGGAGAAGATAGGCCCGACGGCGACCCTCCAGTGGTGTGAGGGCGGTGACCATTCGTTCGCGGTCAAGGGCGTGAAGCGGGGTGCAGCCGAAGTGGGTGCCTCGCTTGCCCCCGCGGTGGCGGCCTTCCTGCGCGCCAACCCATAG
- a CDS encoding elongation factor G-like protein EF-G2, with the protein MSVKGTRESAKATGPGTPEAKRGDNGWALSPGDPASIRNVALVGHSGAGKSMLVEALLAATGAIPRMGTISDGTTVSDSDPSAIHQQRSVTMSVAPIRVGAIKVNLIDTPGYTDFTGELRAGLRAADAALFVVSAVEDIDSATIALWGECRKVRMPRAVVLSKLDHPRADFRAAVVRCRESFGESVLPLYLPADDNTGLIGIIHGNSSEAPVEEARGPLVEGIIAESEDETLLDRYLGGEELPLGDLIKDLETAVAKGSFFPVIPTAAESGLGLAELMALMTEALPSPLERVPPPAMTLDGASLKPLQCDPAGRLAAEVVRTTVDPFLGRVCLVRVFSGTLREDSSIHVGGRGLADRGHEDHDADERVTHLYSPAGQGLKAVPQCIAGDICAISKLANAETGDSISDREAPLLLETWNMPEPLMPVAIEGASRSDEDALAKSIGKVAAADPTLRLERNQDTHQLILWCMGEAHAEVVLDRLRSQGVKLQTVDVVTPLRETFATKATGHGRHVKQSGGHGQFAICDIEVEPLTRGEGFVFTDKIVGGAIPGTFVASVEKGVRAQMLKGVSAGFPVVDIKVTLVGGKTHSVDSSDAAFQAAGALALREAAAAAKIQLLEPVSAVVISVPDVYVGTVMSDLSGRRGRVTGTTADDVEGTEISAEVPDQELLRYAIELRALTAGTGRFRRSYLRHEPLPK; encoded by the coding sequence ATGTCCGTGAAGGGCACGCGCGAATCGGCAAAGGCAACCGGCCCGGGCACCCCTGAGGCCAAGCGCGGCGACAACGGCTGGGCCTTATCGCCCGGCGATCCTGCCAGCATCCGGAATGTGGCACTCGTCGGACATTCCGGCGCAGGTAAGTCAATGCTTGTGGAAGCCCTGCTTGCAGCCACTGGAGCCATTCCCAGGATGGGCACCATCAGCGACGGGACCACGGTCAGCGACTCGGATCCGTCCGCGATCCATCAGCAACGGTCGGTGACGATGTCGGTGGCGCCGATCCGGGTCGGAGCGATCAAGGTCAACCTGATCGACACCCCGGGCTACACCGATTTCACCGGCGAACTTCGGGCTGGTTTGAGGGCCGCAGACGCGGCCCTCTTTGTTGTATCCGCCGTGGAGGACATTGACAGCGCCACCATTGCGTTGTGGGGCGAGTGCCGGAAGGTCCGGATGCCGCGTGCGGTAGTGCTCAGCAAACTGGACCATCCGCGCGCTGACTTCCGTGCCGCCGTCGTGCGCTGCCGGGAATCGTTCGGTGAGTCTGTCCTGCCGCTGTACCTTCCCGCTGACGACAATACCGGCCTCATCGGGATAATCCATGGCAACAGCAGCGAGGCGCCAGTGGAGGAGGCCCGGGGTCCGTTGGTTGAAGGCATTATTGCCGAAAGCGAAGACGAGACCCTGCTGGACCGGTATTTGGGTGGCGAAGAACTGCCGCTGGGCGACCTCATCAAAGACCTCGAAACCGCAGTAGCCAAGGGGAGCTTCTTTCCCGTCATTCCCACCGCCGCCGAATCAGGCTTGGGACTCGCTGAGCTCATGGCCCTCATGACCGAAGCCCTGCCATCCCCCTTGGAACGGGTTCCTCCGCCGGCCATGACGTTGGACGGCGCATCGCTGAAGCCCCTGCAGTGCGATCCGGCAGGGCGCCTGGCGGCCGAAGTGGTGCGAACAACTGTGGATCCCTTCCTTGGCCGAGTGTGCCTTGTCCGGGTCTTCTCAGGAACCCTCAGGGAAGATTCATCGATCCACGTCGGCGGCAGGGGACTCGCGGACAGGGGCCATGAAGACCACGACGCCGACGAACGCGTCACCCACCTCTACTCGCCCGCAGGTCAGGGATTGAAGGCCGTCCCACAGTGCATTGCCGGCGACATCTGCGCCATCAGCAAACTCGCCAACGCCGAGACAGGTGACTCAATATCAGACCGTGAGGCGCCGCTGCTTCTCGAGACCTGGAACATGCCCGAGCCGCTGATGCCGGTCGCCATTGAGGGCGCCTCCAGGAGTGACGAAGACGCCCTTGCCAAGAGCATCGGCAAAGTGGCGGCCGCCGACCCCACGCTGCGCCTGGAACGCAACCAGGACACCCACCAGCTCATCCTCTGGTGCATGGGTGAGGCCCACGCAGAGGTAGTCCTGGACCGGCTGCGCAGCCAGGGCGTCAAGCTCCAGACCGTGGACGTGGTCACGCCTCTCCGCGAGACCTTCGCTACCAAGGCAACCGGCCACGGCAGGCACGTCAAGCAGTCAGGCGGACATGGGCAGTTCGCCATCTGCGACATCGAAGTCGAGCCCCTCACCCGCGGCGAAGGATTCGTGTTTACCGACAAAATCGTGGGCGGAGCAATCCCGGGAACGTTCGTTGCTTCCGTGGAGAAAGGTGTCCGGGCACAGATGCTCAAAGGTGTTTCGGCCGGTTTTCCTGTGGTGGACATCAAAGTGACGCTGGTGGGCGGCAAGACGCACAGCGTCGATTCCTCGGACGCGGCCTTCCAGGCAGCCGGAGCCCTTGCCTTGCGCGAAGCGGCAGCCGCAGCAAAGATCCAACTCCTGGAACCGGTATCCGCCGTTGTCATCAGCGTTCCCGATGTGTATGTGGGGACGGTGATGAGTGACTTGTCGGGGCGGCGGGGGCGCGTCACCGGAACCACGGCCGATGACGTCGAAGGGACCGAAATCAGTGCCGAGGTACCTGACCAGGAACTCCTGCGCTACGCGATAGAACTGCGTGCGCTGACGGCTGGAACGGGCCGCTTTCGGCGCTCCTACCTCCGTCACGAACCCCTGCCGAAATAG
- a CDS encoding TetR/AcrR family transcriptional regulator C-terminal domain-containing protein — protein MARPLVPLISVDALVTAALELVDEAGDFSLPKLAKRIGVSQSSIYNHVSGREEILELMRGRIIAELPYVLGDDQDWEASLRAIVRSYRDAFARHPRLAPLLVLQTVQDPQVLALYENLAVALRTAGFTGRDVVSAISTIDSFALGFALDLAAPDVVWAPPQHGYPTLTSALTYAGPPTERGEAAFEFGLEILIAGLHSRLQSTVQ, from the coding sequence ATGGCACGCCCGCTGGTCCCGCTGATATCCGTCGACGCACTCGTCACCGCCGCCCTCGAACTGGTGGACGAGGCGGGGGACTTCAGCCTGCCCAAACTGGCCAAACGGATCGGCGTCAGCCAATCCTCCATCTACAACCACGTGAGCGGTCGCGAAGAGATACTCGAGCTCATGCGTGGGCGGATCATCGCAGAATTGCCCTACGTCCTCGGCGACGACCAGGATTGGGAAGCATCGCTCCGCGCGATCGTCCGCAGCTACCGCGACGCATTTGCCCGCCACCCCAGGCTCGCGCCCTTGCTGGTACTCCAAACAGTCCAGGACCCCCAAGTACTGGCGCTTTACGAAAACCTTGCCGTCGCCCTCCGCACGGCCGGGTTCACCGGCCGGGACGTAGTCTCCGCGATCTCCACCATTGACAGCTTCGCGCTGGGGTTCGCCCTGGACCTGGCAGCTCCTGACGTCGTCTGGGCTCCGCCCCAGCACGGCTATCCCACGCTCACCAGTGCCCTGACCTATGCGGGCCCTCCCACTGAACGCGGTGAAGCCGCTTTCGAATTCGGTCTGGAAATCCTCATCGCAGGCCTCCACTCGCGCCTCCAGTCGACGGTGCAATAG